Proteins found in one Exiguobacterium sp. 9-2 genomic segment:
- the uvrB gene encoding excinuclease ABC subunit UvrB: protein MDFELVSPFEPGGDQPTAIEKLVTGLKQGERHQTLLGATGTGKTFTVSNVIKEIKKPTLVLAHNKTLAGQLYSEFKEFFPNNAVEYFVSFYDYYQPEAYVPSTDTFIEKDSSINDEIDKLRHSATSALFEREDVLIVASVSCIYGLGNPEEYNNHVLSLRVGNEMGRNEMLRRLIDIQYERNDIDFQRGRFRVRGDVVEIFPASRDEQCVRVEFFGDEIERIRDMDPLTGEIVADREHISIFPASHFVTGDTRLQKAIANIEKELEVQLAKLREDNQLLEAQRLEQRTNYDLEMMREMGYCSGIENYSRHLNLMPEGATPYTLLDYFPKDFLLVADESHVTLPQIRGMYNGDQARKQVLVDHGFRLPSAKDNRPLRFEEFEEKVSQAIYISATPGPYELEHSKEMVEQIIRPTGLVDPTIEIHPITGQIDYLMDNIRDRVAKNERVLVTTLTKKMAEDLTDYLKENGVKVNYMHSEIKTLERIEIIRDLRLGKYDVLVGINLLREGLDIPEVSLVTILDADKEGFLRSDRSLIQTIGRAARNSEGHVILFADKVTDSMQRAIDETERRRAIQMAFNEEHGITPQTIKKDVRGVISTTIESDDTVEKLEKFNKLKKPERETLLEQLDQEMRQAAKDMQFERAAELRDLILELKAGA, encoded by the coding sequence ATGGATTTTGAACTCGTTTCACCATTTGAACCAGGCGGTGATCAGCCAACGGCAATCGAAAAATTGGTGACTGGGCTAAAACAAGGCGAACGACATCAGACGTTGCTTGGGGCGACCGGTACCGGGAAGACGTTCACGGTCTCGAACGTCATCAAGGAAATCAAGAAACCGACGCTCGTCCTTGCCCATAACAAAACACTAGCGGGACAACTCTACTCGGAGTTCAAGGAATTCTTCCCGAACAACGCGGTCGAATACTTCGTTAGTTTTTATGATTATTACCAACCGGAAGCGTACGTTCCGTCGACGGATACGTTCATTGAGAAGGACTCTTCGATCAACGATGAGATCGATAAGTTGCGTCACTCGGCAACGTCCGCCTTGTTCGAACGGGAAGACGTCTTGATCGTCGCGTCCGTTTCGTGTATCTATGGTCTCGGTAATCCGGAAGAGTACAACAACCACGTCTTATCCCTGCGTGTCGGCAATGAGATGGGGCGAAACGAGATGCTTCGCCGTCTGATCGACATCCAGTATGAGCGAAACGACATCGACTTCCAGCGCGGACGGTTCCGCGTCCGCGGAGACGTCGTCGAAATCTTCCCGGCGTCACGCGACGAACAGTGTGTCCGGGTCGAGTTCTTCGGTGACGAGATTGAACGGATCCGTGACATGGATCCGCTGACAGGTGAGATCGTCGCGGACCGCGAGCACATCTCGATCTTCCCGGCGTCCCACTTCGTGACGGGGGATACCCGTCTACAGAAAGCGATCGCGAACATCGAGAAGGAACTTGAAGTGCAGCTTGCGAAGTTACGTGAAGACAATCAGTTGCTTGAAGCGCAACGGCTCGAACAACGGACGAACTACGATCTTGAGATGATGCGTGAGATGGGCTATTGTTCCGGAATCGAGAACTACTCGCGTCACTTGAACTTGATGCCGGAAGGGGCAACACCGTATACATTGCTCGATTACTTCCCGAAGGACTTTTTACTCGTTGCCGATGAGTCACACGTCACATTGCCACAAATTCGCGGGATGTATAACGGGGACCAGGCACGGAAACAAGTCCTCGTCGATCACGGTTTCCGTCTTCCGTCGGCAAAAGACAACCGTCCGTTACGGTTCGAGGAGTTCGAGGAAAAAGTCAGTCAGGCGATCTATATCTCGGCGACACCAGGACCGTATGAACTCGAACATTCGAAAGAGATGGTCGAGCAAATCATCCGTCCGACCGGTCTCGTTGATCCAACGATCGAGATTCATCCGATCACAGGACAAATCGATTACTTGATGGATAACATCCGTGACCGGGTCGCGAAGAACGAACGTGTTCTCGTCACGACACTGACGAAGAAGATGGCAGAAGATTTGACCGATTACTTGAAAGAGAATGGCGTCAAGGTCAACTACATGCACTCGGAGATCAAGACGCTGGAACGGATTGAAATCATACGTGACTTGAGGCTCGGGAAATACGATGTCCTCGTCGGGATCAACTTGTTACGAGAAGGACTCGATATTCCGGAAGTCTCACTCGTGACGATTCTTGATGCTGATAAGGAAGGGTTCCTCCGGTCGGACCGTTCGCTGATTCAAACGATTGGTCGGGCGGCTCGGAACTCGGAAGGACACGTCATCTTGTTTGCTGATAAAGTCACCGATTCGATGCAACGGGCGATCGATGAGACGGAACGTCGTCGCGCGATCCAGATGGCGTTCAACGAAGAACATGGCATCACGCCGCAGACGATCAAAAAAGACGTGCGTGGTGTTATCAGTACGACGATCGAGAGCGACGATACCGTCGAAAAACTCGAGAAGTTCAACAAACTTAAAAAACCGGAGCGCGAAACGTTGCTTGAACAGCTCGACCAAGAGATGCGTCAAGCGGCGAAGGACATGCAGTTCGAACGAGCTGCCGAGCTCCGCGATCTCATATTAGAATTGAAAGCAGGTGCCTAA